The genomic segment CAAAGGTGATTTTGGAGAATCTCTAATCTATAGACAAGATGCATTGTCTATAGTTCTTGCCAAAATACCAGCAACATTTCAATTGGCCTTTTCAGCCCTATTTGTTGCAATAGCGGTTGCGATACCATTAGGAGTCATATCGGCTTACAAACAAAATACAATCTATGACAGAATCGGGACGGGTATTACAGTATTAGGTCAAGCAATTCCCGGATTTTGGTTGGGACTCTTACTAATACTCGTATTTTCTGTGATGTTTAAAATGCTACCTTCCGGTGGTGGAGGCTCTGCTATCCATTTGATTTTGCCAGCAGTTACACTTGCGGCACATAGTGCTGCGCGATTTGCTCGTTTTACTCGATCTACAATGCTCGATGTATTGCGAAAAGATTATATTAGAACAGTGAAATCCACAGGCGCTTCAACCTTTTCGATATTATATAAATATGGTTTGAAAAACACATTGATTCCCATTATCACAATTGCTGCTTTAGATTTAGGTGTGTTATTAGGTGGAGCTGTAATTATTGAATCCGTATTTTCATGGCCCGGTTTAGGTCAATTACTTATTAAAGCACTGATGGGAAGAGATTTCCCAGTTGTCATAGCAGGTGTCTTCTTCATTGCTTTAAGTATTTCTATTATTAACTTTTTTGCAGACATATTATATGGCCTCGTGAATCCACAAGTTCGAGTAAAGTAAGGAGAGATTAAAATGGTCGGAAAAGCTACGGATGTTGATGTAGAAGAAATCGCGGTCATAGCAGTTAAAGCAAAGAAAAAGTCGAAGTTACGTTACTTTTCAAAAGAACTAATGAAAAGTCCAACAGGTTTTATGGGGTTCTCAATTTTAGTTGTCGTACTTTTTTTAGGAGTCTTCGGTGACTTTATAACCCCCTATGATCCAATGGCTTCAAGTCTTGCTCAAAAGCTTTTACCCCCCTTATCGGAAGGACATATTCTTGGAACAGACCAATTAGGACGTGACATGCTGTCTAGAATAATCTCGGGGACGAAAGTATCCTTGGTTATTGGTACTGTTACGGTTGTCTTTGCAGGTTTAATCGGTACCATTATCGGTATTGTTTCTGGTTATTTCCGAGGATGGGTAGACGCAGTAATTATGAGAATTGTAGATGTTTCACTTAGCGTTCCATTTATATTATTGGTATTGGTAATCAGTACAGTACTGGGCGCAGGTTTGAAAAACATTATTATTTCGTTAGTTGTAGCTGGATGGGTAGCGTACGCACGTATTGTTAGAAGTGAAGTCCTGGCATTGAGAGAAAAAGAGTTTGTTATTGCTAGTATTGCAACAGGCGTTCCACGGTGGGAAATTATCTTCAAACATATCGTACCTAACTTATATACCCCAATTATTGTTTTATCTTCGCTTCAAGCAGCAAACTATATTATTGCAGAAGCGGGTGTTAGTTTTTTAGGATTCGGAATACAGCCACCTCTACCAGCATGGGGCAATATGTTAAGTGAGGGAAGGGATTTTATCTTCAGCTCATGGTGGTTAATCACATTCCCAGGTATTGCGATACTGGTGACGGCACTTGGAATTAACTTATTAGGAGATTGGCTGCGGGATGTACTAGATCCAGAATACAATAAGTAAGGAGGGTTTTATAGTGCAAGACAATGACATTGTATTAAAAGTAAACAATCTTAAAACTTATTTTCATACAAGCCACGGTGTAGTTAAAGCTGTTGACGGAATTGATTTTATAGTTAAAAGAGGTAAAACGATTGGGTTAGTTGGAGAATCGGGTTGTGGAAAAAGTGTCACCTCACTTTCTATTATGGGGCTCTTGCCTAAGTCC from the Sporosarcina psychrophila genome contains:
- a CDS encoding ABC transporter permease — protein: MLGYILKRGVQTLVVLFLTITLVFFIIRLSGDPTYLYMPDDATEEMAEQFREQLGFNRPLIVQYGSFLADVAKGDFGESLIYRQDALSIVLAKIPATFQLAFSALFVAIAVAIPLGVISAYKQNTIYDRIGTGITVLGQAIPGFWLGLLLILVFSVMFKMLPSGGGGSAIHLILPAVTLAAHSAARFARFTRSTMLDVLRKDYIRTVKSTGASTFSILYKYGLKNTLIPIITIAALDLGVLLGGAVIIESVFSWPGLGQLLIKALMGRDFPVVIAGVFFIALSISIINFFADILYGLVNPQVRVK
- a CDS encoding ABC transporter permease, translating into MVGKATDVDVEEIAVIAVKAKKKSKLRYFSKELMKSPTGFMGFSILVVVLFLGVFGDFITPYDPMASSLAQKLLPPLSEGHILGTDQLGRDMLSRIISGTKVSLVIGTVTVVFAGLIGTIIGIVSGYFRGWVDAVIMRIVDVSLSVPFILLVLVISTVLGAGLKNIIISLVVAGWVAYARIVRSEVLALREKEFVIASIATGVPRWEIIFKHIVPNLYTPIIVLSSLQAANYIIAEAGVSFLGFGIQPPLPAWGNMLSEGRDFIFSSWWLITFPGIAILVTALGINLLGDWLRDVLDPEYNK